AAGTCGTCGACGATGCAGGTGCCGTTGATGGTGACCGAGCCGCTCGAGGCGGTCTGGCTGGTGCCGGTTCCCATGCCGGTCTGGACGATGCCGCCCGGATAGTAGATCGTGCCCACGTCCCAGTACTCCTGGGGCAGGCCGCTGCCGTAGTTGGACAGCGAGTTGTTGTACACGGTGCCGTTGACGGTGATCGCCGCGCTGTCGCCGGCCTCGGCGTTGAAGCCGAAGTTGCCCGGGGTGCCGCGCGCCTGGAAGAACGCCATCCCGTTGTACATGCCGTAGGAGGGGGCGGTGAGGGTGACCGTGCCGGCGCCGCCGACGAGCATCGAGAAGTTGGTGCCCGTGCCCCAGTAGCCGTCGGGATTGAAGCTCCTCTGGTTCTTGGACACGACCCCGTAGAGCTGGTTGCCCGTGCCCGCGCACACCGGGCTGGTGCCGTTGACGTCGGCCGAGCCGGAGGGGAAGCAGGGGGCGCCGTTCCCGGTTCCGGTGGCGCTGAACACGCCGCCGGTCACCGAGCCGGGGACGTTGCCCGCCATCGGGTACGGGCTGCCGGTGGCGATGAGGATGTTGTATCCCTGCACGGCGTTGCCCGCCGTGGGGGCGACGTCCAGCCCCCTGGTGAAGCGGAACACGCCCGGGTATCCGCCCGAGCTGGGGTCGAGGACGCCGCTGCAGTCGGCGAGGCTGGCCGACCCGGTGAGCTTCACCGGGAAGTTGTAGACCCCGGGCTGGAGCGCACCGTTCGCGGTTGCCTGTGCGATGGTCGTGTACACCGGCGCCGCAGCCTGCCCGGGGCAGAGGGCGACACCGGTATTGGTGATCGGATCGGTGATCGCGCTGCCCACCGGGTCGTTGACCTGGGCCTGGTTGACCACGTAGTGCTCGTAGGAGAGCCGGACGTTGCCCACCGAGCACGCGGGCCTGTTCCAGGGGCCCTGGGTGGCCTCGTTCCAGGTGTTGGGCCTGGCCACGTTGGCGGGCACGCTGCTGGTGCCGAAGCACCAGTCGAAGGGCATCCCGGTGACGCTGATCAGGTTGCCGTAGACCGACAGGTTGCTGTTGTCCTTGGCGTCGATGACGTCGGTGTAGCTGTATCCGCCCGCCTGGGTCGAGGTCCACGGATTGTTGGGCACGGCGCTGTTCGCGAAGATGTCGCCGTGGACGCTGAAGGTGCCCTGGCCGTTGCCGAGGATGCTGTGCGGCCCCACCTTGTCGAGGGCGACGATGCCGACGTTCTTGCCGGGCTGCACGCCGTTGAGGGCCTTGGCGCTGGCCCTGGTGCTCAGCGTGTTGAACCCGAGGACCTGGGCGATGTAGGGCATCCAGGTGCTGTTGAGCTGCACCGAGACCCCGCAGGCGTAGGGCGGTGGGAAGCTGCCCGCAGAGGTGCTGATCGCCGCGCCGCGGTCGTTGCCCGCCTGGTCGACGTAGTCGGCGGTCCAGCTGGCGCCGATGGTGTTCGCGTTCTGGTCGATGATGTCCTGGATCACCGCATGGACATGCTGGTCGGTGGGCGGCGACGCTCCCTGCTCGCAGAGCGACTTGAGCGCGG
Above is a window of Candidatus Dormiibacterota bacterium DNA encoding:
- a CDS encoding Tad domain-containing protein, yielding MRCARRRRGEHGQVMIIFSLALIVLLGMMAVAIDGGYALVQARRAQNAADFASIAGTAALKSLCEQGASPPTDQHVHAVIQDIIDQNANTIGASWTADYVDQAGNDRGAAISTSAGSFPPPYACGVSVQLNSTWMPYIAQVLGFNTLSTRASAKALNGVQPGKNVGIVALDKVGPHSILGNGQGTFSVHGDIFANSAVPNNPWTSTQAGGYSYTDVIDAKDNSNLSVYGNLISVTGMPFDWCFGTSSVPANVARPNTWNEATQGPWNRPACSVGNVRLSYEHYVVNQAQVNDPVGSAITDPITNTGVALCPGQAAAPVYTTIAQATANGALQPGVYNFPVKLTGSASLADCSGVLDPSSGGYPGVFRFTRGLDVAPTAGNAVQGYNILIATGSPYPMAGNVPGSVTGGVFSATGTGNGAPCFPSGSADVNGTSPVCAGTGNQLYGVVSKNQRSFNPDGYWGTGTNFSMLVGGAGTVTLTAPSYGMYNGMAFFQARGTPGNFGFNAEAGDSAAITVNGTVYNNSLSNYGSGLPQEYWDVGTIYYPGGIVQTGMGTGTSQTASSGSVTINGTCIVDDFVTDGNSTITVNGAPYTLPGLSSLSGTIIG